One window of Siniperca chuatsi isolate FFG_IHB_CAS linkage group LG15, ASM2008510v1, whole genome shotgun sequence genomic DNA carries:
- the LOC122862124 gene encoding ankyrin repeat domain-containing protein 6-like translates to MPEPCRIEVIHLKIRRPMYINVCVSAVMSEQALVYVPSSSCQGQRHQPALRRAAMVGNSDAMAALIQGGCAVDLQDRDGNTVLHEVSWHGFSHCVKLLVKAGAAVHIRNKVTV, encoded by the exons ATGCCTGAGCCCTGCAGGATTGAAGTCATTCATCTGAAG ATCCGTCGGCCTATGTACATAAATGTGTGCGTGTCAGCAGTGATGAGTGAGCAGGCACTGGTCTATGTGCCTTCATCATCATGCCAGGGCCAGCGTCACCAGCCAGCCCTGCGCCGAGCTGCCATGGTCGGGAACAGTGATGCCATGGCTGCTCTGATTCAGGGAGGCTGTGCTGTGGACCTGCAGGACAGA GACGGCAACACTGTACTGCATGAGGTGTCTTGGCATGGTTTCTCTCACTGTGTCAAACTGCTGGTCAAGGCAGGAGCTGCTGTACATATCAGGAACAAG GTGACTGTGTAA